One window of Dermacentor albipictus isolate Rhodes 1998 colony chromosome 9, USDA_Dalb.pri_finalv2, whole genome shotgun sequence genomic DNA carries:
- the LOC139049803 gene encoding uncharacterized protein: MVNPFCFVVQVLASLLQMQAPRTCAEEGIAMQRLVIDVSARDIDCPVNNIFQPLSVATTPTPASVTSHHRLPPEGIRSSSLAFGIGGLGSSTSDAMGNLFGFVVQVLAPLLQMQAPRTCAEEGTAMQRLVIDVSARDIDCPVDIFQPLSVAATPAPASVTSHHRLPPAGIRSSSLALGISGLGSSTSDTMGNPFCFVVQVLASLLQMQAPRTCAEEGIAMQRLLIDVSARDIDCPVDNIFQPLIVATTPAPASVTSHHRLPPAGIRSSSLAFGISGLGSSTSDTMGNPFCFVVQVLASLLQMQAPRTCAEEGIAMQRLVIDVSARDIDCPVDNIFQPLIVGTTPAPASVSSHHRLPPAGIRSSSLAFGISGLGSSTSDTMGNPFCFVVQVLASLLQMQAPRTCAEEGIAMQRLVIDVSARDIDCPVDNIFQPLSVATTPAPASVTSHHRLPPEGIRSSSLAFGIGGLGSSTSDAMGNLFGFVVQVLAPLLQMQAPRTCAEEGIAMQRLVIDVSARDIDCPVDIFQPLSVAATPAPASVTSHHRLPPAGIRSSSLALGISGLGSSTSDTMGNPFCFVVQVLASLLQMQAPRTCAEEGIAMQRLLIDVSARDIDCPVDNIFQPLIVATTPAPASVTSHHRLPPAGSSFLATNASTAYLRRRRNCHAAPGHRRICTRH, encoded by the exons ATGGTCAACCCATTCTGCTTTGTCGTGCAGGTTCTAGCTTCCTTGCTACAAATGCAAGCACCGCGTACCTGCGCAGAAGAAGGAATTGCCATGCAGCGCCTGGTCATCGACGTATCTGCACGAGACATTGATTGCCCCGTAAACAACATCTTCCAGCCACTTAGTGTGGCTACTACGCCTACGCCGGCATCAGTGACGTCGCATCATAGGCTTCCACCAGAGGGTataagaagcagcagcctggcgtTCGGAATCGGTGGGCTCGGTAGCAGCACATCGGACGCAATGGGCAACCTATTCGGCTTTGTCGTGCAGGTTCTAGCTCCCTTGCTACAAATGCAAGCACCGCGTACCTGCGCAGAAGAAGGAACTGCCATGCAGCGCCTGGTCATCGACGTATCTGCACGAGACATTGATTGCCCCGTAGACATCTTCCAGCCACTTAGTGTGGCTGCTACGCCTGCGCCGGCATCAGTGACGTCGCATCATAGGCTTCCACCAGCGGGTataagaagcagcagcctggcgttgggaatcagtgggctcggcagcagcacatcggACACAATGGGCAACCCATTCTGCTTTGTCGTGCAGGTTCTAGCTTCCTTGCTACAAATGCAAGCACCGCGTACCTGCGCAGAAGAAGGAATTGCCATGCAGCGCCTGCTCATCGACGTATCTGCACGAGACATTGATTGCCCCGTAGACAACATCTTCCAGCCACTCATTGTGGCTACTACGCCTGCGCCGGCATCAGTGACGTCGCATCATAGGCTTCCACCAGCGGGTataagaagcagcagcctggcgttcggaatcagtgggctcggcagcagcacatcggACACAATGGGCAACCCATTCTGCTTTGTCGTGCAGGTTCTAGCTTCCTTGCTACAAATGCAAGCACCGCGTACCTGCGCGGAAGAAGGAATTGCCATGCAGCGCCTGGTCATCGACGTATCTGCACGAGACATTGATTGCCCCGTAGACAACATCTTCCAGCCACTCATTGTGGGTACTACGCCTGCGCCGGCATCAGTGTCGTCGCATCATAGGCTTCCACCAGCGGGTataagaagcagcagcctggcgttcggaatcagtgggctcggcagcagcacatcggACACAATGGGCAACCCATTCTGCTTTGTCGTGCAGGTTCTAGCTTCCTTGCTACAAATGCAAGCACCGCGTACCTGCGCAGAAGAAGGAATTGCCATGCAGCGCCTGGTCATCGATGTATCTGCACGAGACATTGATTGCCCCGTAGACAACATCTTCCAGCCACTTAGTGTGGCTACTACGCCTGCGCCGGCATCAGTGACGTCGCATCATAGGCTTCCACCAGAGGGTataagaagcagcagcctggcgtTCGGAATCGGTGGGCTCGGTAGCAGCACATCGGACGCAATGGGCAACCTATTCGGCTTTGTCGTGCAGGTTCTAGCTCCCTTGCTACAAATGCAAGCACCGCGTACCTGCGCAGAAGAAGGAATTGCCATGCAGCGCCTGGTCATCGACGTATCTGCACGAGACATTGATTGCCCCGTAGACATCTTCCAGCCACTTAGTGTGGCTGCTACGCCTGCGCCGGCATCAGTGACGTCGCATCATAGGCTTCCACCAGCGGGTataagaagcagcagcctggcgttgggaatcagtgggctcggcagcagcacatcggACACAATGGGCAACCCATTCTGCTTTGTCGTGCAGGTTCTAGCTTCCTTGCTACAAATGCAAGCACCGCGTACCTGCGCAGAAGAAGGAATTGCCATGCAGCGCCTGCTCATCGACGTATCTGCACGAGACATTGATTGCCCCGTAGACAACATCTTCCAGCCACTCATTGTGGCTACTACGCCTGCGCCGGCATCAGTGACGTCGCATCATAGGCTTCCACCAGCGG GTTCTAGCTTCCTTGCTACAAATGCAAGCACCGCGTACCTGCGCAGAAGAAGGAATTGCCATGCAGCGCCTGGTCATCGACGTATCTGCACGAGACATTGA